From Salvelinus namaycush isolate Seneca chromosome 9, SaNama_1.0, whole genome shotgun sequence:
AGGAATTGTCACAGTAGAGAAAATGGTTTGTTCTGTTCAAGAACGATCACTGAAGGGTTGCTTTGGAGGCTGATGGAGACCACCAGAGGTCAAATGGTGCTACATTAAACAGTGTGTGTATTTGCGATTCTTTACACTGATGGGTACTCTACTCACTTTCCCTGGAAGCCGTAGTATCTCCCCAGTATTCCCTTGTACTGGTCATGGGAGCAGAACTGGATGGCAGCGTAGGGGATGACCCGCACCATGGTGGCAGAGTTGCCCCTCCACAGGCTGAGGAAGCCATCTTTCATGTACGTACAATATATGAGTCTGAAAGCTTCCTGGGGgcacacacagcaacacaataatgctactgtacctgtagacttccagtcattgcgctaacgctggTTAGCGTTCGCCCACGAAACTAccgctaacttccttcatactgtacacagagacataaaaatggtatccactaaTTCATCTGACCCTGGGTAAGTAGAACAAGGGCTTAAGCGTAGTATCCCTTTAACACTAACTCAACACACCTTGGGGCAAATCCTACCTTTTTCACATTGAAGTCAATGGGAGACTAggtgaatttttttatttaagtggaagttaggattcaccCATATGGCAGCATGCATACTAAACATCAAGTACATCTTTATTTAGTGTAATGCAAGTTATATAGGAGACTTGTAATAGACTCACCTTAGCAGAGAATTTTTGTGAGGATACTAAAGTAGGAGGAAGAAAATATGTATTAAGACATAATAACTGGTAAAGATACCAACAATGAAATATGTATTAAGGCATAATAACTGGTAAAGATACCAACAATGAAATATGTATTAAGGCATAATAACTGGTAAAGATACCAACAATGAAATATGTATTAAGGCATAATAACTGGTAAAGATACCAACAATGAAATATGTATTAAGGCATAATAACTGGTAAAGATACCAACAATGAAATATGTATTAAGGCATAATAACTGGTAAAGATACCAACAATGAAATATGTATTAAGGCATAATAACTGGTAAAGATACCAACAATGAAATATGTATTAAGGCATAATAACTGGTAAAGATACCAACAATGAAATATGTATTAAGCCATAATAACTGGTAAAGATACCAACAATGAAATATGTATTAAGGCATAATAACTGGTAAAGATACCAACAATGAAATATGTATTAAGGCATAATAACTGGTAAAGATACCAACAATGAAATATGTATTAAGGCATAATAACTGGTAAAGATACCAACAATGAAATATGTATTAAGACATAATAACTGGTAAAGATAATAACAATGAAATATGTATTAAGGCATAATAACTGGTAAAGATACCAACAATGAAATATGTATTAAGGCATAATAACTGGTAAAGATACCAACAATGAAATATGTATTAAGACATAATAACTGGTAAAGATAATAACAATGAAATATGTATTAAGGCATAATAACTGGTAAAGATACCAACAATGAAATATGTATTAAGGCATAATAACTGGTAAAGATACCAACAATGAAATATGTATTAAGGCATAATAACTGGTAAAGATACCAACAATGAAATATGTATTAAGGCATAATAACTGGTAAAGATACCAACAATGAAATATGTATTAAGGCATAATAACTGGTAAAGATACCAACAATGAAATATGTATTAAGGCATAATAACTGGTAAAGATACCAACAATGAAATATGTATTAAGACATAATAACTGGTAAAGATAATAACAATGAAATATGTATTAAGGCATATTAACTGGTAAAGATACCAACAATGAAATATGTATTAAGGCATAATAACTGGTAAAGATACCAACAATGAAATATGTATTAAGACATAATAACTGGTAAAGATAATAACAATGAAATATGTATTAAGACATAATAACTGGTAAAGATAATAACAATGAAATATGTATTAAGACATAATAACTGGTAAAGATAATAACAATGAAATATGTATTAAGACATAATAACTGGTAAAGATACCAACAATGAAATATGTATTAAGACATAATAACTGGTAAAGATAATAACAATGAAATATGTATTAAGGCATAATAACTGGTAAAGATAATAACAATGAAATATGTATTAAGACATAATAACTGGTAAAGATAATAACAATGAAATATGTATTTAGCATAATAACTGGTAAAGATACCAACAATGAAATATGTATTAAGACATAATAACTGGTAAAGATAATAACAATGAAATAAGTATTTAGCACAATAACTGGTAAAGATAATAACAATCAAATAAGTATTTCCGAAGGGAACCCCTACTTTGTGTTCCTAATGCATGTTCTTCCAGAGAAATGGACTTACCTTGGAAGATGATCTTGGTTCTGTCCAGGGGGGCTATGAATGTTTTGGCCACAGCACCCGCGGACGCTCCACATAGCAGGGTGTCCAACACTGTCAATCTCTGCACACAGAAAGAAACACTGAGTACTCAACTTCACACAGGACACGAAAGACAAACACACTTTGAAATGATATCAGTCAAAAACATATTCCATAACTCACACCCCTGCAGTAATGGAGACTCTAACATGGCATTATCACTGGCTGCAGATATAGGCTAAAGGTATCAGATGGAAAGACATGTAGGCTTAAGGTTTCTTATGTGCTTGGACTGCCAGAGTGTAATCTGAACTGTCTTTCTGCAGATTCCTAACCCACTTTACAGTAGACTTTAGTAAACCTCTACACCATTTATAAATTTCTTCATGttcaagttttattgtcacatgcagaagtacagtgaaatgcttaacttgtGACCtttacccaacagtgcagtaatcaatatttaaattgtataactaataaaataaataaaatatatatttattttatttaactaggcaagtcagttaagaacaaatttgtatttacaatgatggcctaccccagtcaaaccctaacccagacaacgctgggccaattgtgcgccaccctatgggactcccaatcacggccggttgtgatacagcctggaatcaaaccagggtctgtagtgatgcctctagcactgagatgcagtgccttagactgctgcgccacaaTATGTTCTTATAGTCATAATACAGCGTAGTAATGCACCATGATGTCCTGACCTGCATGATCCTGCTATAAACAGTTATGTGGTATGTAGGCCTGCCTGACTGGAATtagtttatttaacctttatttaactaggcaagtcagttattctTATAAGTTATAAGCAATATAAgttattcttatttacattgacagcctaccaaaaggcaaaaggcctcatgcggggatgggggctgggattaaaaatataaattcaattaaataaaaatataggacaaaacacacatcacgacaagagagacaacacaacactacataaagagagacctaagtatggcagcaacacatgacaacacagcatggtagcaacacaacatgacaacaacatggtagcaaccaacacaacatggcagcagcacaacatggtagatgcacaaaacagggtacaaacattattgggcacagacaacagcacaaagggcaagaaggtagagacagcaatacatcacgcaaagcagccacaactgtcaaaTGCAACTCTGCTTCAGGGAAAACCCCCGAGGTaggggctgggggctgagggggacTCACtttagcatggctggagggagggagagacagaactgCAGCCTGGGGCAGTGCTCTCTGGTGGCCCTGCACTGTATGGGCCATGTGTGCCCTTGATCACAACAACCAGTAGGCCTATCTATGACAATCAGTCAGCCAACACCAGACAATCCACTGCAGGAGACATAAAAATAGTGATTAACAACAAACCCTCCCACTTCAGCTCTGTGTCACCGTTattaaatatgctgttaaataCAGTTATTGGAAATGTATCAACTTCTATACTAGCAAAGCATTAGATGTAGCCAAATATAAATACATAATATCATATATTTTACTTGTAAAACAGTACATCGAAATGACCCATTATAATAGCTTCACATTTAATATATGTACATTTTATATAGCTGAGTTTATTCAACTCTACGATATATACATCTGGATGGAAGATATCCATATTACAGGGATCTAAACTGGAGCTACCTATTTAAGAGATGTATTACAAATAAGTAATGTAGGGATTCAGAGTGACATAAGTACTCAATATTATTATCATAATCAATCAATGCAAGGAAAATGTAAACATTGCTGCACACCAGGCTGAAATGAATGCGCATAACAAATCCTTCACCTTTAAtctggtttactgtgtgtgtgtttgatgaagATCCGGCAAATCTTCCAAATTATTTCACATTCAATGGTTAACTCTACTGTCGTCTTCCGTCCACATTTCCTTGTTTGTTTGCTGTTGTTGGGTCAATCTCTGTGGTTTTGCAACACCGCCGTCTATTTGTCAGTCTTTCACACCGTTGACGAGGTTTTGACTAGATTGACGATTCTCCCAAACTGAGACAGGCGGTGGTTTAAATCTAGGTGTTGTCTGCCTAAAAGTTATTGGAGTTTTTCTCGCTCACGAGATTATTATAGCACGTACGGCACGTACTTGTTTTGGACTACAAATATAGATTATTACGGCACGTACTTGTTTTGGACTACAGGTACCATAGATGTTTTCAAAAACAAAGATCTCGCTTGTAGTCGAAAACACGCGAGGGTGACACGGTGCTCAATAGTTGTTGTTATTGGGAAAATGGCGTCCAACGTAGAGGCCCCGGAATCTTGGTACCTCGCCCTTCTCGGCTTTGCAGAACATTTCCGCACCTCAAGCCCACCCAAAATTCGTCTGTGTGTACATTGTCTTCAAGCTGTTTTCCAGTTTAAACCTCCGCAAAGGGTTGAGGCAAGAACTCATCTTCAACTAGGCTCGGTCCTCTATCATCATACGAAGAACAGCGAGCTCGCGCGGAGCCACTTGGAGAAAGCGGTGAGGAGGGAGAGTTTGAGAAAGCTCGAGTATGGAGTCAGAGATGCGCTAATCGGGGTCTCCTATAGTCAAATGGGAAAAAGTTGTATTGCTAGCTTTAGATCCTGACCCTTTGATAATTTCATTCATATGTAATTGCATTCAGAATAGTATTTGTTAGTTAGCTCGCATGATATTTTAGCCGCCAGTCCTATTGCATctactgtaacgttagctagcttcaCTGTGTTACAAGTTGCTAACAGTTGATTACTTTGACTAAGTTATGCATCTATAATGTGTATTTTGTCTCTAACATCTCTTTTCTTTTTAGTGGTTCATTTCACAACAAGTATCCTTTTCAATGATATGGTTTCAACCCCAACACTAGCTGGGGACCAACACAGAGCGTAGTCCTCTGaaactcagttggtagagtatgggTTGTGGGATCGATTTgcgtacgtaaaatgtatgcatgcatgactgtaagtcgcatTGGATAAAAGCGTTTGTTAAATGGCATATAGTATATTACCAACTAGCATTACAATGTGCAATTCTTCAGAACATTTCTCAGATATGTGTTTGCTGCTCCAAGCACATCTCTAGTCAAATTACATGTCAAGATTgtgcatattgttaggtattattACAGcaatgttggagctagaaacacaagcatttcactgcaccagtGATAACATTTGCAAATCTCTGTACCcgaccaatacactttgatttgatgagGTTTCCTTCATGGAATATCTCAGATCCCACAGTTTGAAGATGTTAAATTTGAGGCTGCAAGTCTTTTATCAGAACTCTACTGTCAGCAGGTACCGGTAAATAAagctaaaatacattttaaatcttTTTCTGTCTGGAGATCCATTTGAAAAACATGTTTATATGCAAGTGTAAGGTAGAGTAGTTATGACTCTGCATGTTCTGTTTTCAGAATCTGGTGGATTCTGCAAAGCCTTTACTGCGAAAGGCAATTCAGATCTCACAGCAGACTCCCTATTGGCACTGCCGCCTGCTGTTTCAACTGGCGGTACGTTGTGTCGTGCTTTATTGTAAATACTGACTGAACTGAatagttgtattttttttaacccttattttaccaggtaaattgactgagaacacattctcatttacagccaTGACCTGAGGAATAGTTATAGGGgaaaggaggggggatgaatgagccaattggaagttgGGTATGATtggggccagattgggaatttagccagggcaccagggttaacacccctactcttacggtaagtgccatgggatctttagtgactaCAGAGAGTCAGgtcacccgtttaacgtcccatctgatAGACGGCACCTTTCTGTTGGATGTTTGGTTGTAGACTGATACATTGCAATGTATTgaatttctcttttttttttaccctatcAGCAACTGCACACTCTAGAGAAGGACCTTGTGTCTGCATGTGACCTCCTGGGTGTCGGTGCTGAGTACGCCAGAGTGGTGGGCTCGGAATATACCAGGTGCTGTAACCTTGATGCTATGAACTATTTACTTTTTATGTCCACATTGATTCATCATTGAAACAAGAGCGATGTTATTCAACATGCCCTCCAATAGACTTCATTTACATTTACCTATAACGATAGACTGAATAGGTGATGTATGCTTTCACAGAGCGTTGTTTCTCCTGAGTAAAGGAATGGTAAGTCTCAAATTCTTTGTTATGAAAATGCATAATTTTGAATGGCTGTCTTTTGCATTTAATAAGGGTAAACAGATATCTTGAGTATGTTATgcacttaaagggatacttcaggattttggcaatgaggcccatTATCTAttaccccagagtcagatgaacttgtggatacaatttttatgtctctgcgtccagaatgaaggaagttagaggtagtttcgcaatATACCATAGACGTCCTTCCAGTCTGCGCTAGCACTAGTTGGCaatttccttcaaactgcacacagaaGCATAACAATGGTATCCAcgtgttcatctgactctggggagggtctcattgccaaaatcccaaagtatcccttttaaaggattgaaataaaaaataattttgcACTGGATAGTCTTTACCATAATGTGTCTTTTTGTCCTGTGTATCAGCTCCTACTGATGGAGAGGAAGCTGGGGGAGGTGCACCCTCTGCTCACTCTGTGTGGGACCATCGTGGAGAACTGGCAGGGAAACCCCATCCAGAAAGAGTCTCTTAGGGTCTTCTTTCTGGTGCTGCAGGTCACACACTACCTGGACGCTGGACAGGTAAGGACTCCTCTTGGCTAAGACCAAGGTGCACAACGCTTGTCAAGGACAGTGAATTAAGGACACCTATGACAACAGGGGTGCACCCCTGTTCAAAAATAAATACTTTCCCTGTAGTTTGTATCGTAATTGTTAAGTAGTTGCATTGATAGTGACCCACCCCTTCCTTACGTTGTGTGCTGCAGGTGAAGAGTGTGAAGCCCTGTCTGAAGCAGCTGCAGCAGTGCATCCAGACTATCTCTACACTCCACGACGATGAGATCCTGCCCAGTAACCCGGCTGACCTCTTCCACTGGCTGCCCAAAGAGCACATGTGTGTTCTTGTCTACCTGGTGAGCCCAATCTCTTCCTCATTCACCTGATGCCTGAGGACTGATTCCGCCCTAGATACTTGTGCAGATCTGAAAGGATTGGATGGCTATACTGTGGTAATATCAACATGTTACATGGTAATAACTAGGGCAGGAATGATCCCAGTATCCCGATAGTAAACAAAACACAATGCGTCTTTACTAATCTTGTAAACAAACATAATCATGTTTTCATCCAgagtaaaatgtatttattttacaaGCTATTGTACACAATATTCTACATACAGCAGGttcttaaaacctctctagggtacgtgagacgttagcccacctcttcaacagccagtgaaagtgcagggcgccaaattcaaaacaacagaaatcccataattaaaattcctcaaacatacatgtattttacaccattttaaagatacacttgttgtaaatccagccacagtgtccaatttcaaaaaagctttacgacgaaagcaaaccaaacgattatgttaggtgagtgcctattcacagaataacacagccatttttccagccaaagagaggattcacaaaaagcagaaatatagatacaattaatcactaacctttgatgatcttcatcagatgacatagGACTtcttgttacacaatacatgtatgttttgttcggtaaagttaatatttatatccaaaaatatgagtttacattggcgccttacgctcagaagtcacaaaacatcctttgattttgcagagagccacatcaatttacaggaatactcataataaacattgctaaaagatacaactgttatgcatggaattttagatgcacttctccttaatgcaaccactgtgacagagttttaaaaagctttacgaaaaaagcaaacgatgcaataatctgagtcggcgctcagagcccaatcaagacacaaatatagccgccatattatgcagtcaacagaagtcagaagtaacaatataaacattcacttacctttgatcttcatcagaatgcactcccaggaatcccagttccacaataaatgttcgttttgttcgataatgtccatcatttatgtccaaattcctccttgttgttctagcgttcagtacactttccaaactcacgacgcgtgggcaggtccagcggaaagtacggacgaaaagttaaaaaagttatattacagtccgtaaaaacatgacaaacaaagtattgaatcaatctttaggatgtttttaacatcatttttcaataatgttccaaccggagtattcctgtgtcttcagaattgCGAACAGAGCatgctctcacgtgaacgcgcatggtcagagcatggtcacttCATGgaagacctgactcattcctctctccttcggccccactaaacagtagaggcatcagacaaggttctaacgactgttgacatcttgtggacgccttaggaagtgcaacattaccaatatcccactgtatcttcaataggagctgagttgaaaatcgatcaacatcagatttctcacttcctggttggattttttcacaggtttttgcctgcctgatgagttctgttatactcagacatcattcaaacagttttagaaacttcagagtgttttctattcaaatctactaataatatgcatattctaacttttatggctttgtagcaggccgtttactctgggcatgcttttcatccggacgtgaaaatactgccccctaccccaaagaagttaaaggtctgcttcgtgttttcatttttgccatggataAACTATTGCAATACTGTATCGTCACAGCCTTAGTAAtaaccagggttgggtaggttacttactaaatgtaatccgttagttactcgttacctgtccaaaattgtagtccgtaacgtaacttttggattacccaaactcataTTTAATCTGATAACTtgccccttaagaggcattagaagaagacaaaaaggatccaccaaacgcatttggtgtgtcatcatagtggtcagactcgctcaggtggaacaaaccttttttcaatgctgaatttgTCACTGAGAAAACAGAAAGTAATCCAAGAGGTAATCATCCATTTTTTCcccaaaagtatctgtaatctgattacaatattttttgctGGTAATGGATTACAAAttattatataaataaaaaaaatccgaTTACATagctgattacatgtaatcagatATTCCCCAACCCTGGTAATAACCTTGTTCTCTATATGTTCCAGGTGACTGTCATGCACTCCATGCAAGCAGGGTATTTGGAGAAGGCACAGAAATACACAGACAAAGCACTCATGCAGCTTGAGAAACTAAAAAGTATGTGATTTGAAGCCCACTTATCTCACCTCTGTTTAACACTCACTGTTGTCTAAAAGGTCTTCTTGGCTCAACCTCTATTTCAGTGCTGGACAGCAGTCCCATCCTCTCCACTTTCCAGGTCATTCTGCTGGAGCACATCATCATGTGCCGACTAGTCACTGGTCACAAGGCCACCGCATTACAAGAGGTAGTATAGAACCAACTGTTGACCCATTTTTATTTCTGTTCAACTTTACTCATTCACTCTGAAATGAAGTTATAGTGGAATGTTAAAAGTTTAATCAAAGTAGCTACGGAACTATATGCATTTTCGTGCCCATTGGCAGTTGAGATAGGATAGAGATTAGGAGCACCATGTCATTTATGAGGATGATTACTTTTTCTCCCCGTATCCCAGATCTCCCAGGTCTGCCAACTGTGCCAACAGTCCCCCAGGTTATTCACCAATCACGCTGCCCAGCTTCACACTCTACTAGTGAGTATTTTAAACCTTCACCCAGAAGACATACCCTCAATTCACTGCCTTGAATAACAGTTACCACCCACTTCTGTAACTGGGGCTACTGTATCTCTAAAACACTCAACTTTGTGTATATGCTGTTCCATTTCTCAGGGCCTGTATTGCATATCTGTCAACTGTATGGACAATGCAGAGGCACAGTTCACCGCCGCTTTGCGGGTAAGTGACGTAAGTCGTAACGCTAAGCTTATTATACGGGTTTATGTCTGCATGTGTTTAATATGTTTTACATTGTCACATTTGTGATGGTGAGTAAATCTGTGTGTTTTTTCCCCAGCTAACCACACACCAGGAGCTGTGGGCGTTCATTGTAACAAACCTGGCCAGCGTCTACATCAGGGAAGGAAACAGACACCAGGAGGTTGgtagatacacatacacacacacacacacacacacacacacacacacacacacacacacgctattcATTTTTACTCAAAATAAATTGTCAACTGTATTAACTTTGTTCTTTCTTTTAAAGCTCTACAGTCTCCTTGAGAGGATAAACCCTGATCACAACTTTCCTGTGAGGTGTGTAAGCGCGTATTGCATAACAGATTTTAATGGTTACTCAATCTTGCTCATCAGAACCAAATACCTTATTTTTTAAGGCTACGTGTGCAGCCTGTTGGTGAGAAGGTGTATTGACTCCGAGTTGACTGAtgtgtgtttgttgcagctctCACTGTCTCCGCGCTGCAGCCTTCTACGTCCGAGGACTCTTGTCCTTCTTTCAAGGACGCTACAACGAGGCCAAGTAAGTCTCCCCCACCTCTTTTACTGAGTTGCTGAGAAGTGTCCCATAAGTTCCTCAAACTTTCAGTGGGAATTGGGAAATAATAATTTCATAATGATATTCTTATTGCAGACGGTTCCTTAGAGAAACTCTGAAGATGTCCAACGCGGAGGACCTGAATAGACTGACAGCCTGCTCACTGGTTCTGCTAGGCCATATATTCTATGTACTGGGAAACCACAGGGTAAGATCACTCCACAATGGTCACAAATGGATATTTTGCCAGAAACGTCTACCCTGCCCCTGTTGGTTTATTTATTGGTATATTCGGGTCCCCATGAGCCTTTGCTGAAGCAGCATCTATTATTCCCGGGGTCCACAAGTAACAAGACACTGATAGACTGATAGACTAGGAAACAAGGTCACACAAATTTAAAATACAACGATAtactaaaaataaaaacataatagtacaaacaatacaacaaaaaatgtgtgccTGTGTCCCATATACAAACCTTTCACCTTTTTTTGTCCATGCCGTACTGTTTATACATTTTATTCAACGTGTTTGCGGCAAAATATTTTGCTTCTGTAGGTTGCATAacaatatgttgttgtttttctccaGGAGAGCAACAACATGGTGGTTCCAGCGATGCAGCTGGCCAGCAAGATCCCTGACATGTCTGTCCAGCTGTGGTCCTCGGCCCTTTTAAAAGGTATGCCCACACCTGCACATTTTCTTTCTTTGGTTTGAGCTTCATTACTCCCTACTAGGCTTAAAGTATTTGAGGTAGGTTTCCTTGACCACATTGTTTTTGTCTTGTCCTTGTAGATCTGAATAAGGCCCTGGGAAACACCATAGATGCCCATGAAGCAGCTCAGATGCACCAGAACTTCTCGCAGCAGCTTCTCCAAGACCACATCGCTGCCTGCAGCCTCCCCGAACACAACCTCATCAGCGTACGTATCAACTTATCCATGTTAACTTTTTATCTTTCATTATTACTGCCATCAAAGTTGTGGTTTGTAGATCGATGATATAGCTTgtttagctgtgtttttctgtctgtCCTTTGTCTTCTCTATCAATCtgtatgactgtctgtctggctcaGATGGGTAATTAACAActctaatctgtctctctcttctctgtgacAGTGGACGGACGGCCCACCACCTGAGCAGTTTCAAGCCCAGAACGGCCCAACATCCAGCCTGGCCAGCCTGCTATGAGCACCAGGCTCGTAACACAAGGGCTGCCTTCCTAAAGGCCTCAAAGTTGTCTAGAATTGAACCATAGTTTCTTTCTGTCTTAGGAAAATTTGAGGGGGAGTGTGAAAACATTGTAGCAGTTATATGAATAAGGTATTCATGGTTTTTTTCTCTCCAGCTTTTCTTTGTATGAATGCAATTTCTCCTCATGCATGGAAGTTCCTGATATTGATTTACTCTACACGTGTTGCTAACCATCTGCTGAAGATTTTCACAGCTTCATTGTTTTGTACCACCCCCATCCCATCCTCATGAATTAGTGTAGGTACAATTGCCATCACTTCTCATGTATTGAACCAGTAACATGTTTTGTTTCATGCTAAGTTTGGACTTGGATCTGAATGTTAACTGGGTAGTGTTGTTGAGCTCAACAGTTTGAATTTCTTGCTGAAAGACTGCAAGTGAGAATAGCGAAATAATTGAATGTTCAAGTGCAGTTACTTAATGGAACAGCAGGTGTCCCTGTTGAGCTTTGCTTTGAAAAACCTGCTTTGAGAGATTTTGTTAAATTTGGCCTGTCATAGATTAGCAAGATGCATCACAAACTCATCTGTTTTCTGTACATATGAACTATAGTTAATTTAATTTCCATAGATCATGAAGTTGGACATTTTATGAACATACAAGGAACCTCAGATAAAAAAAATCTATGCTACTTTTTGTAATATTAGAATTTGTCTTTATAGTTCTAGTTAAGGGTTTTCTTGACAATACATTATATCGATATGCGACATACGAAACCTTTATTGTACAGTGACATTTTATAACGTAAATGTAGTCAAGTGTGTAATGAATTTTAAACTCTCAAGATGTAGTACTCCAACTCAATGCTTGGCATTTAAGTCAATCTTAATGAGTAGACACATCAGAAGCTTGAGTACTTGCCATATTCTATTCAATGCCTATACTTTTATTGCTTGTTTCAATAATTTTTCTGACAAAAGTCAGAATAAACATGGTATTTGCAACCATAATTTTGCATTGTTTG
This genomic window contains:
- the LOC120053792 gene encoding MAU2 chromatid cohesion factor homolog isoform X1 gives rise to the protein MASNVEAPESWYLALLGFAEHFRTSSPPKIRLCVHCLQAVFQFKPPQRVEARTHLQLGSVLYHHTKNSELARSHLEKAWFISQQIPQFEDVKFEAASLLSELYCQQVPNLVDSAKPLLRKAIQISQQTPYWHCRLLFQLAQLHTLEKDLVSACDLLGVGAEYARVVGSEYTRALFLLSKGMLLLMERKLGEVHPLLTLCGTIVENWQGNPIQKESLRVFFLVLQVTHYLDAGQVKSVKPCLKQLQQCIQTISTLHDDEILPSNPADLFHWLPKEHMCVLVYLVTVMHSMQAGYLEKAQKYTDKALMQLEKLKMLDSSPILSTFQVILLEHIIMCRLVTGHKATALQEISQVCQLCQQSPRLFTNHAAQLHTLLGLYCISVNCMDNAEAQFTAALRVSDLTTHQELWAFIVTNLASVYIREGNRHQELYSLLERINPDHNFPVSSHCLRAAAFYVRGLLSFFQGRYNEAKRFLRETLKMSNAEDLNRLTACSLVLLGHIFYVLGNHRESNNMVVPAMQLASKIPDMSVQLWSSALLKDLNKALGNTIDAHEAAQMHQNFSQQLLQDHIAACSLPEHNLISWTDGPPPEQFQAQNGPTSSLASLL
- the LOC120053792 gene encoding MAU2 chromatid cohesion factor homolog isoform X3; the protein is MASNVEAPESWYLALLGFAEHFRTSSPPKIRLCVHCLQAVFQFKPPQRVEARTHLQLGSVLYHHTKNSELARSHLEKAWFISQQIPQFEDVKFEAASLLSELYCQQVPNLVDSAKPLLRKAIQISQQTPYWHCRLLFQLAQLHTLEKDLVSACDLLGVGAEYARVVGSEYTRALFLLSKGMLLLMERKLGEVHPLLTLCGTIVENWQGNPIQKESLRVFFLVLQVTHYLDAGQVKSVKPCLKQLQQCIQTISTLHDDEILPSNPADLFHWLPKEHMCVLVYLVTVMHSMQAGYLEKAQKYTDKALMQLEKLKMLDSSPILSTFQVILLEHIIMCRLVTGHKATALQEISQVCQLCQQSPRLFTNHAAQLHTLLGLYCISVNCMDNAEAQFTAALRLTTHQELWAFIVTNLASVYIREGNRHQELYSLLERINPDHNFPVSSHCLRAAAFYVRGLLSFFQGRYNEAKRFLRETLKMSNAEDLNRLTACSLVLLGHIFYVLGNHRESNNMVVPAMQLASKIPDMSVQLWSSALLKDLNKALGNTIDAHEAAQMHQNFSQQLLQDHIAACSLPEHNLISWTDGPPPEQFQAQNGPTSSLASLL
- the LOC120053792 gene encoding MAU2 chromatid cohesion factor homolog isoform X2; translated protein: MASNVEAPESWYLALLGFAEHFRTSSPPKIRLCVHCLQAVFQFKPPQRVEARTHLQLGSVLYHHTKNSELARSHLEKAWFISQQIPQFEDVKFEAASLLSELYCQQNLVDSAKPLLRKAIQISQQTPYWHCRLLFQLAQLHTLEKDLVSACDLLGVGAEYARVVGSEYTRALFLLSKGMLLLMERKLGEVHPLLTLCGTIVENWQGNPIQKESLRVFFLVLQVTHYLDAGQVKSVKPCLKQLQQCIQTISTLHDDEILPSNPADLFHWLPKEHMCVLVYLVTVMHSMQAGYLEKAQKYTDKALMQLEKLKMLDSSPILSTFQVILLEHIIMCRLVTGHKATALQEISQVCQLCQQSPRLFTNHAAQLHTLLGLYCISVNCMDNAEAQFTAALRVSDLTTHQELWAFIVTNLASVYIREGNRHQELYSLLERINPDHNFPVSSHCLRAAAFYVRGLLSFFQGRYNEAKRFLRETLKMSNAEDLNRLTACSLVLLGHIFYVLGNHRESNNMVVPAMQLASKIPDMSVQLWSSALLKDLNKALGNTIDAHEAAQMHQNFSQQLLQDHIAACSLPEHNLISWTDGPPPEQFQAQNGPTSSLASLL